Proteins encoded in a region of the Rutidosis leptorrhynchoides isolate AG116_Rl617_1_P2 chromosome 9, CSIRO_AGI_Rlap_v1, whole genome shotgun sequence genome:
- the LOC139868688 gene encoding uncharacterized protein, giving the protein MAGGRQPNDNTNSSNITLTREQFQQLLAAAQGNNNNQNNNNGNRNPPNSCSHKEFMNCKPPSYKGTEGPIELNRLFEKMESVFRLCNCGEADKVKYATGTLSGGALNWWTVYAGTFGWTVALAIPWETLKTMLASKYCPMNQVQKFEVEFWELRMKNLEVEEYNNKFLELAALCPSMVTHESKKIEKYIIGLPPKIQGNVISAGKETIEAMMLMTQNLVMAARRNAKEKQTEVKATDNKRKFEPTQGSGQNSNKKVSDTTKGGYVGIKPIYKRCDKHHHGLCTAVCGRCKKIGHSTKNCKVILAAANTTLTMPTCYGCGEKGHYKNNCPKNRTATAGSAKGRAFVMTTKEAREEDEVIIGTFLVNNCYATILFDTGVDRSYVSTDFCTLFTEKPSTLKTKCLVEVANGKVMKVDKIYKSCDLILANKLFKIDLLPVELGSFDVVVGMN; this is encoded by the coding sequence ATGGCTGGAGGACGACAACCAAATGACAATACCAACTCTTCTAACATTACTCTCACAAGGGAACAATTTCAACAACTCCTTGCTGCCGCTCAAGGCAAcaacaataatcaaaacaacaaTAACGGAAACCGAAACCCTCCGAACTCATGCTCACATAAAGAATTTATGAATTGTAAGCCACCAAGCTAtaaaggaaccgaaggaccaattgaacTAAACCGCttgttcgaaaagatggaatctgtgTTTCGTCTGTGTAACTGCGGTGAAGCTGACAAGGTCAAGTATGCTACTGGAACTCTATCAGGTGGAGCTTTAAATTGGTGGACTGTATATGCTGGTACATTTGGATGGACTGTTGCCCTAGCTATACCATGGGAAACATTAAAAACCATGCTGGCTAGCAAGTATTGTCCCATGAATCAAGTCCAGAAATTTGAAGTCGAATTCTGGGAGTTAAGAATGAAAAATCTTGAAGTTGAAGAATACAACAACAAATTTCTGGAGCTAGCTGCTCTATGCCCTAGTATGGTTACTCATGAGAGCAAGAAGATTGAAAAGTATATCATCGGTCTTCCTCCTAAAATCCAGGGGAATGTTATATCTGCTGGTAAAGAAACCATTGAGGCTATGATGTTAATGACCCAAAATCTGGTTATGGCTGCGAGAAGAAATGCCAAGGAAAAACAAACCGAAGTGAAGGCTACTGATAATAAAAGAAAGTTCGAGCCTACTCAAGGTTCAGGTCAGAATTCAAACAAGAAGGTTAGTGATACTACAAAAGGTGGTTATGTTGGAATAAAGCCGATATATAAACGTTGTGATAAACATCATCATGGGTTGTGCACTGCTGTGTGTGGAAGATGTAAGAAGATTGGTCACTCGaccaagaattgcaaagttattctAGCTGCTGCAAATACAACTCTAACCATGCCTACTTGTTACGGTTGTGGAGAAAAAGGACATTACAAGAACAACTGTCCTAAGAACAGGACTGCAACAGCAGGTAGTGCTAAGGGAAGAGCATTTGTCATGACTACCAAAGAAGCCCGTGAAGAAGATGAAGTCATAATAGGTACTTTCCTTGTTAATAATTGTTATGCTaccattttattcgatactggtgtcgatagaagttatgtgtctactgattTTTGTACTTTATTTACTGAAAAACCAAGTACCCTAAAAACTAAGTGCCTCGTAGAAGTAGCAAACGggaaggttatgaaagtagacaaaaTTTATAAAAGCTGTGATTTAATCTTAGCCAATAAACTCTTTAAGATTGACTTGttgccagtcgagttaggaagctttgatgtagttgTAGGAATGAACTAG